The genomic DNA TGGCATAACCGCTTCTGGGTGGACGATGACGGCCAGATACGCCAGTCGTTACAGTATCTGGGTGCCGGATTCTTCCCGGTCAAAACCACGCTGATCAAGGCCGCGAAATCATGAAAACACTAATTCGCGTTGCGCTGATCGCAAGCTTTGCTACGCCGCTCGCATGGTCTGCCGGGACGGTGAAAGTCTATACGCAGGACAATACGAAGCCTAAAACATTGGCCAACGCCGGACACTTGATCGATCTCGTCGGCCAGCCAAGGCTGGCGAACAGCTGGTGGCCGGGTGCGGTCATCAGTGAACGACAGGCGACGGTGGTGGCGGAGCAACAACATAACGCGCTGCTCGCCAGGCTGACAGGGCTGGCGGAGCAGGAAGAGGGTGACGACGCGGCGGCCATTAACAGCCTTCGCCAGCAGCTTAAGGCGCTGAAGGTCACCGGACGGTTGCCGGTCAATCTCGATCCGGACCACGTTCGCGTCGCGGAAACGGCTAACCCGTCACTGGAAGGCGAGTACACGCTCTGGCTACCTGTTCAGCCTTCTACCATTACCGTGTTCGGGCTTGTCAGCAGTCCGGGTAATAAGCCGTTTATGCCGGGTCGCGATGTGGCGAGCTATCTCGATGAACAAAATTTGTTGAGCGGTGCGGATAAGAGCTACGCATGGGTGGTGTACCCGGACGGCCAAACGCAGAAAGCACCGGTAGCCTACTGGAATAAACGCCATATCGAACCGATGCCAGGCAGCGTCATTTTTGTCGGTTTTGCCGACCATTTCTGGACGAAGACATATGACGGGCTGAACGCCGATATCCTTCACTCCCTGAAACAGCGGATACCGGAATAATGAAAAGAACCTATCTCTATAGCATGCTGGCGTTGTGCGTGAGTGCCGCCTGCCATGCAGAAACGTATCCGGCACCCATTGGCCCGTCTCAGTCAGACTTCGGCGGCGTCGGTTTACTGCAAACGCCTACCGCGCGCATGGCGCGGGAAGGGGAAATCAGCCTCAACTACCGTGATAACGATCAGTATCGCTACTACTCCGCCGCTGTACAGCTGTTTCCGTGGCTCGAAACCACGCTGCGCTACACTGACGTGCGCACCAAACGGTACAGCAGCGTCGAGTCTTTCTCCGGCGATCAGACCTACAAAGATAAAGCGTTCGACGTGAAGCTGCGTCTGTGGGAAGAGAGCTACTGGATGCCGCAGGTCTCCGTTGGCGCGCGGGATATCGGCGGTACCGGTCTGTTTGATGCGGAATATGTGGTGGCCAGCAAAGCCTGGGGACCGTTTGATTTTTCGCTCGGTCTCGGCTGGGGGTATCTGGGCACCAGCGGCAACGTGAAAAACCCGTTTTGCTCCTACAGCGACAAATATTGCTATCGCGATAACAGCTATCAAAAAGCGGGCTCCATCAACGGCGACCAGATGTTCCACGGCCCGGCCTCGCTGTTTGGTGGCGTAGAGTACCAGACGCCCTGGCAGCCGCTGCGCCTGAAGCTGGAATACGAAGGGAATGATTATTCACAGGATTTCGCCGGCAAGATTGAGCAGAAGAGCAAATTTAACGTCGGTGCCATTTACCGTGTGGCTGACTGGGCTGACGTTAACCTCAGCTATGAGCGTGGCAATACCGTGATGTTTGGCGTGACGCTGCGTACCAACTTTAACGATATGCGGCCACACTACAACGACAACGCGCGCCCTGCCTACCAGCCGGAGCCGCAGGATGCCATTCTGCAGCACTCCGTCGTGGCGAACCAGCTGACACTGCTGAAATACAACGCCGGTCTGGCGGATCCGAAGATTCAGGTGAAAGGTGATACGCTGTACGTGACCGGCGAGCAGGTGAAATACCGCGACTCGCGGGAAGGGATCGAACGCGCCAACCGGATCATCATGAACGATCTGCCGGACGGGATCAGCACGATCCGCGTGACCGAAAACCGTCTGAACATGCCGCAGGTCACGACGGAAACGGATGTCGCCAGCCTTAAGCGCCATCTGGAAGGCGAACCGCTTGGGCATGAAACCGAGCTGGTGCAAAAACGCGTTGAGCCAGTGGTGCCAGACACCACCGAGCAGGGCTGGTATATCGATAAGTCGCGCTTTGATTTCCATATCGATCCGGTACTGAACCAGTCTGTCGGTGGGCCAGAAAACTTCTACATGTATCAGCTGGGCGTCATGGCGACGGCGGATCTGTGGGTCACCGACCACCTGCTGACCACCGGCAGCCTGTTCGGTAACCTTGCCAACAACTACGACAAGTTCAACTATACCAACCCGCCGAACGACTCGAAGCTGCCGCGCGTGCGTACTCGCGTACGTGAATATGTGCAGAACGACGCTTACGTAAACAACCTGCAGGCCAACTACTTCCAGTACTTTGGTAACGGTTTCTACGGCCAGGTTTACGGCGGTTATCTGGAAACGATGTTTGGCGGCGCGGGGGCTGAAGTGCTCTACCGTCCGGTAGACAGCAACTGGGCGTTTGGTCTTGATGCCAACTACGTGAAACAGCGTGACTGGCGCAGCGCGCAGGACATGATGAAGTTCACCGACTACAGCGTT from Enterobacter ludwigii includes the following:
- a CDS encoding capsule biosynthesis GfcC D2 domain-containing protein, whose product is MMKTLIRVALIASFATPLAWSAGTVKVYTQDNTKPKTLANAGHLIDLVGQPRLANSWWPGAVISERQATVVAEQQHNALLARLTGLAEQEEGDDAAAINSLRQQLKALKVTGRLPVNLDPDHVRVAETANPSLEGEYTLWLPVQPSTITVFGLVSSPGNKPFMPGRDVASYLDEQNLLSGADKSYAWVVYPDGQTQKAPVAYWNKRHIEPMPGSVIFVGFADHFWTKTYDGLNADILHSLKQRIPE
- a CDS encoding YjbH domain-containing protein; its protein translation is MKRTYLYSMLALCVSAACHAETYPAPIGPSQSDFGGVGLLQTPTARMAREGEISLNYRDNDQYRYYSAAVQLFPWLETTLRYTDVRTKRYSSVESFSGDQTYKDKAFDVKLRLWEESYWMPQVSVGARDIGGTGLFDAEYVVASKAWGPFDFSLGLGWGYLGTSGNVKNPFCSYSDKYCYRDNSYQKAGSINGDQMFHGPASLFGGVEYQTPWQPLRLKLEYEGNDYSQDFAGKIEQKSKFNVGAIYRVADWADVNLSYERGNTVMFGVTLRTNFNDMRPHYNDNARPAYQPEPQDAILQHSVVANQLTLLKYNAGLADPKIQVKGDTLYVTGEQVKYRDSREGIERANRIIMNDLPDGISTIRVTENRLNMPQVTTETDVASLKRHLEGEPLGHETELVQKRVEPVVPDTTEQGWYIDKSRFDFHIDPVLNQSVGGPENFYMYQLGVMATADLWVTDHLLTTGSLFGNLANNYDKFNYTNPPNDSKLPRVRTRVREYVQNDAYVNNLQANYFQYFGNGFYGQVYGGYLETMFGGAGAEVLYRPVDSNWAFGLDANYVKQRDWRSAQDMMKFTDYSVKTGHLTAYWTPSFAPDVLVKASVGQYLAGDKGGTLDISKHFDSGVVVGGYATITNVSPDEYGEGDFTKGVYVSIPLDLFSSGPTRSRAAIGWTPLTRDGGQQLGRKFQLYDMTSDKNINFR